One Paracoccus liaowanqingii DNA window includes the following coding sequences:
- a CDS encoding L-idonate 5-dehydrogenase translates to MTETTDTRTRAVRLNGQDDLTIATTDLPALGPGEVRVAVLAGGICGSDLHYWHEGGIGTIRVREPIILGHEAAGRIEALGAGVTGLAVGQLVAMNPSHPCGACEFCTQGLPHHCMAMRFKGSAMYLPHEQGMFRDRMVIGAAQCHPLPHVITPGAAACAEPLAVCLHAANRAEALAGPLAGKTVLVTGAGPIGALCVAVARQRGAATIIVTDIQDATLAVARRMGADHSVNPATDPDGLAAWQQDKGRVDLVFECSAAASAIRDAVACLRPLGTLVQVGVAGPTPMPLNLMVGKEIVFAGSHRFDSEFAEAVRLIGAGDIDPRPMITATYPMAEALTAFRTASDRAQSVKVQLSFADS, encoded by the coding sequence ATGACCGAGACGACCGACACCCGGACCCGCGCCGTCCGCCTGAACGGGCAGGACGACCTGACCATCGCCACCACCGACCTGCCCGCCCTTGGGCCTGGAGAGGTCCGTGTCGCCGTGCTGGCGGGCGGCATCTGCGGGTCCGACCTGCATTACTGGCACGAGGGCGGCATCGGCACCATCCGCGTGCGCGAGCCGATCATCCTGGGCCACGAGGCGGCAGGGCGGATCGAGGCCCTGGGCGCGGGCGTGACCGGGCTGGCGGTGGGGCAGCTGGTCGCCATGAACCCCTCGCATCCCTGCGGGGCCTGCGAATTCTGCACGCAGGGCCTGCCGCATCACTGCATGGCGATGCGCTTCAAGGGCTCGGCCATGTATCTGCCGCATGAACAGGGGATGTTCCGCGACCGCATGGTGATCGGCGCCGCGCAATGCCATCCCCTGCCCCACGTCATCACCCCGGGCGCCGCCGCCTGCGCCGAGCCGCTGGCCGTCTGCCTGCACGCCGCGAACCGGGCCGAGGCCCTGGCCGGGCCGCTGGCGGGCAAGACCGTGCTGGTGACCGGCGCCGGGCCCATCGGCGCGCTGTGCGTGGCGGTGGCCCGGCAGCGCGGCGCGGCCACGATCATCGTGACCGACATCCAGGACGCCACGCTGGCCGTGGCCCGCCGCATGGGCGCGGATCATTCCGTGAACCCGGCGACGGACCCGGACGGCCTGGCCGCCTGGCAGCAGGACAAGGGCCGCGTCGATCTGGTCTTCGAATGTTCGGCGGCCGCCTCGGCCATCCGCGACGCGGTGGCCTGCCTGCGCCCGCTCGGCACGCTGGTGCAGGTGGGGGTCGCGGGCCCCACGCCGATGCCGCTGAACCTGATGGTCGGCAAAGAGATCGTCTTCGCCGGGTCGCACCGCTTCGACAGCGAATTCGCCGAGGCCGTCCGGCTGATCGGCGCAGGCGACATCGACCCCCGCCCGATGATCACCGCCACCTATCCGATGGCGGAGGCCTTGACGGCCTTCCGCACCGCCTCTGACCGCGCACAATCGGTCAAGGTGCAACTTTCCTTCGCCGACAGCTGA
- a CDS encoding TRAP transporter large permease has protein sequence MGLTLLLGVFVLGLAIGLPVAVTLGLSSMAYLLFADIPFVVIPQKMYAGMDSFVLLCIPGFILAGNLMNSGGITERIIRFANALVGWMRGGLAQANIAASMLFGGISGTAVADVASVGGMMIPGMKKAGYPAAFSAAVTAASSTVGPMIPPSVPMIIVGSLSGMSVGKLFLGGAIPGILMGLAMMVTTVILARRHSFPREPWQGMKELFSSFTGAIWAIAMTVLIVGGLLTGYTTPTETAIVACLYAMLVGLFVYRELPWRAIPGIITNSAISSAGILVLVGTANVFGWILVSERIPQMLADGVLSVTQNKFIVILLINLLLLFVGMFMETIAALIILFVPLQTLALAVGIDPLHFAVFAVMNLMIGLTTPPVGVCLFVAANIARLPLSPVIRAITPYIITNIIMLLMVSYFPPLSTWLPNRLMP, from the coding sequence ATGGGTCTGACCCTGCTTCTGGGCGTCTTCGTGCTGGGGCTGGCCATCGGCCTGCCGGTGGCGGTGACGCTTGGGCTGTCCTCGATGGCCTATCTGCTGTTCGCCGACATCCCCTTCGTGGTGATCCCGCAGAAGATGTATGCGGGCATGGACAGCTTCGTGCTGCTGTGCATCCCGGGCTTCATCCTGGCGGGCAACCTGATGAATTCGGGCGGCATCACCGAACGGATCATCCGTTTCGCCAATGCGCTGGTCGGCTGGATGCGCGGCGGGCTGGCGCAGGCCAATATCGCGGCGTCCATGCTGTTCGGCGGCATCTCGGGCACGGCGGTGGCGGACGTGGCCTCGGTCGGCGGCATGATGATTCCCGGCATGAAGAAGGCGGGCTATCCGGCGGCCTTTTCCGCCGCCGTCACCGCCGCCTCGTCCACCGTGGGGCCGATGATCCCGCCAAGCGTGCCGATGATCATCGTCGGATCGCTGTCGGGCATGTCGGTGGGCAAGCTGTTCCTGGGCGGCGCCATCCCCGGCATCCTGATGGGCCTGGCGATGATGGTCACGACCGTCATCCTGGCCCGCAGGCACAGCTTCCCGCGCGAGCCGTGGCAGGGCATGAAGGAGCTGTTCAGTTCGTTCACCGGGGCCATCTGGGCCATCGCCATGACGGTGCTGATCGTGGGCGGGCTGCTGACCGGCTATACCACGCCGACCGAGACGGCCATCGTCGCCTGTCTCTACGCGATGCTGGTGGGGCTGTTCGTCTATCGCGAGCTGCCGTGGCGCGCGATCCCCGGGATCATCACCAACAGCGCGATCAGCTCGGCCGGGATCCTGGTGCTGGTGGGCACGGCCAATGTCTTCGGCTGGATCCTGGTGTCGGAACGCATCCCGCAGATGCTGGCCGACGGGGTGCTGTCGGTCACGCAGAACAAGTTCATCGTCATCCTGCTGATCAACCTGCTGCTGCTGTTCGTCGGCATGTTTATGGAGACGATCGCCGCGCTGATCATCCTGTTCGTGCCCCTGCAGACGCTGGCGCTGGCGGTGGGGATCGACCCGCTGCATTTCGCGGTCTTCGCGGTGATGAACCTGATGATCGGGCTGACCACGCCGCCGGTGGGGGTGTGCCTGTTCGTGGCCGCCAACATCGCGCGCCTGCCGCTGTCGCCGGTGATCCGGGCAATCACGCCCTACATCATCACCAACATCATCATGCTGCTGATGGTCAGCTATTTCCCGCCGCTGTCCACCTGGCTGCCCAACAGGCTGATGCCCTGA
- a CDS encoding TRAP transporter small permease, producing the protein MTQAFKALEGLCRLLILSAFLLLSASVLLQVFARTFLPTSPVWTEELTRFCLIYIGALGAGLALRSGDMVNVDLLCESLPGRWPWILRLVSALLTALFSAALLASAWQYTRVGVRQTAPSLGWRMDFLHASMLVLFVALGLWALMRIFEMLTGRHDGRPIPVSEDL; encoded by the coding sequence ATGACACAGGCCTTCAAGGCGCTGGAGGGGCTGTGCCGCCTTCTGATCCTGTCCGCCTTCCTGCTGCTGTCGGCATCCGTGCTGCTGCAGGTCTTCGCCCGCACCTTCCTGCCCACCTCCCCGGTCTGGACCGAGGAGCTGACGCGCTTCTGCCTGATCTATATCGGCGCGCTCGGGGCCGGGCTGGCGCTGCGCAGCGGCGACATGGTGAACGTGGATCTTCTGTGCGAAAGCCTGCCGGGCCGCTGGCCGTGGATCCTGCGGCTGGTCAGCGCGCTGCTGACGGCGCTGTTCTCGGCCGCCCTGCTGGCCTCGGCCTGGCAATACACGCGGGTGGGCGTGCGTCAGACCGCGCCCTCCCTGGGCTGGCGGATGGATTTCCTGCACGCCTCGATGCTGGTGCTGTTCGTGGCGCTTGGCCTCTGGGCGCTGATGCGCATCTTCGAGATGCTGACCGGTCGCCATGACGGCCGCCCCATCCCCGTGTCGGAGGATCTCTGA
- a CDS encoding TRAP transporter substrate-binding protein, whose amino-acid sequence MTLTRIFATGLAASLMASTAMAADVTLKLGHLANEENIWHLAALHFAEQVATGTEGRVEVQVFPNESLGKEIDVINGMQLGTADMTITGESLQNWAPMAALLALPYAYRSLEHMDEVASGEIGEQIEAQIIEMADIRPLTYFARGPRNLSAGREITTPADLNGFKLRVPNVPLFVSAWQALGANPTPMAFSEVFTSLQNGTIEGQENPLALFQSGGFYEVQKTVNLTEHVRSWIYLTISENAWNKLSEADQAIVQAAADSTQAFEREMFMENEQELVAQLEAEGVTFVEVDQEAFAEAARDAVIAGVAEDIRPTVEDIFNN is encoded by the coding sequence ATGACACTGACCCGCATCTTCGCGACCGGCCTGGCCGCATCCCTGATGGCCAGCACCGCGATGGCCGCCGACGTGACCCTGAAGCTCGGCCATCTGGCCAACGAGGAGAACATCTGGCACCTGGCCGCGCTGCATTTCGCCGAACAGGTCGCGACCGGCACCGAGGGCCGGGTCGAGGTCCAGGTCTTCCCCAACGAGTCGCTCGGGAAAGAGATCGACGTCATCAACGGCATGCAGCTGGGCACCGCCGACATGACCATCACCGGCGAAAGCCTGCAGAACTGGGCGCCGATGGCCGCGCTGCTGGCGCTGCCCTATGCCTATCGCTCGCTGGAGCACATGGACGAGGTCGCCTCGGGCGAGATTGGCGAACAGATCGAGGCCCAGATCATCGAGATGGCCGACATCCGCCCGCTGACCTATTTCGCCCGCGGCCCGCGCAACCTCTCCGCCGGGCGCGAGATCACCACGCCCGCCGACCTGAACGGCTTCAAGCTGCGGGTGCCGAACGTGCCGCTGTTCGTCTCCGCCTGGCAGGCGCTTGGCGCCAACCCGACGCCGATGGCCTTCTCCGAGGTCTTCACCTCGCTGCAGAACGGCACCATCGAGGGGCAGGAGAACCCGCTGGCCCTGTTCCAGTCGGGCGGCTTCTACGAGGTGCAGAAGACCGTGAACCTGACCGAGCATGTCCGGTCCTGGATCTACCTGACCATCTCGGAGAACGCCTGGAACAAGCTGTCCGAGGCCGACCAGGCCATCGTGCAGGCCGCCGCCGACAGCACCCAGGCCTTCGAGCGCGAGATGTTCATGGAGAACGAGCAGGAGCTGGTCGCCCAGCTGGAGGCCGAGGGCGTGACCTTCGTCGAGGTCGACCAGGAGGCCTTTGCCGAGGCCGCCCGCGACGCGGTGATCGCCGGCGTGGCCGAGGACATCCGTCCCACGGTCGAGGACATCTTCAACAACTGA
- a CDS encoding GntR family transcriptional regulator → MIAATTWEPKARISTAAQVCDILRDAIITHALPPETRLSEIETAHRFGVSRQPVREAFIALAAQGLVDVRAQRGTFVTRISLDAVMDARFVREAVEADIVKLLATDPDPALIADLQDQVTRQAELTGAAAPNFIQADETFHRTLAEGAGKASAWRVVVAMKAQMDRVRVLSSRHFPIDRLIDQHRALVAAIAAGDVAGAEAAIRTHLQGILADLPVIRQDRPDYFT, encoded by the coding sequence ATGATCGCAGCCACGACATGGGAGCCGAAGGCGCGGATCAGCACCGCCGCCCAGGTCTGCGATATCCTGCGCGACGCCATCATCACCCACGCCCTGCCCCCCGAGACCCGCCTGTCCGAGATCGAGACCGCCCACCGCTTCGGCGTCAGCCGCCAGCCCGTCCGCGAGGCGTTCATCGCGCTGGCCGCTCAGGGGCTGGTCGACGTGCGCGCACAGCGCGGCACCTTCGTCACCCGCATCTCGCTGGACGCGGTGATGGATGCGCGCTTCGTGCGCGAGGCGGTCGAGGCCGACATCGTCAAGCTGCTGGCAACCGACCCCGACCCCGCGCTGATCGCCGATCTGCAGGACCAGGTGACCCGGCAGGCGGAACTGACCGGCGCCGCCGCCCCCAATTTCATCCAGGCCGACGAGACCTTCCACCGCACCCTGGCCGAGGGCGCGGGCAAGGCCAGCGCCTGGCGCGTGGTGGTGGCGATGAAGGCGCAGATGGACCGCGTGCGCGTGCTCTCCAGCCGGCATTTCCCGATCGACCGGCTGATCGACCAGCACCGCGCGCTGGTCGCGGCCATCGCCGCGGGCGACGTTGCGGGGGCCGAGGCGGCGATCCGCACGCATCTGCAGGGCATCCTGGCCGACCTGCCGGTCATCCGGCAGGACCGCCCCGACTATTTCACCTGA
- a CDS encoding xanthine dehydrogenase family protein molybdopterin-binding subunit, translating into MQNTLIANVSRRAMLMGLGAGSLVLAVGLPARGRAQEAPVEFGADAMPNGWRDDPNVFVSIAEDGIVTVTVHRAEMGQGVRTSIAMVVADELEADWDMVRVTQAPGDEPRYGNQDTDGSRSLRHFFNPMRRAGASARAMLEQAAAEAWDVPVAEVRAEAHAVRHEGSDRSMGYGELAAAAAALPVPDREGLRLKDPATFRYVGKSDIGLVDNDDITRGTTTYGIDVRREGMLYAVIARPPVFGGRVASLDDSAALQIAGVERIVRLDPPAIPAEFQPLGGVAVIARNTWAAIKGREALVIEWEDGPHAAYSSEDYKAELEAAVQTGDGKLILNRGDVEAALAEAPTRVVAEYYIPHLAQAPMEPPAAVADVRDGSCEVWACVQAPQVTRLRLAQRMELPEEDVTVNVTLLGGGFGRKSKPDFVLEAAILSREAGAPVKLTWTREDDLHHSYYHTVSVERMEAGLDGDGKAVAWLHRTAAPTIGSIFAPDPKEKLPFELGMGLTNMPLDIANVRAENPQAPAHVRIGWYRAVSNIPHAFAIQSFIAELAEAAGRDPRDYLLEVIGPARLIDPSEIGDVWNYGENPDRYPIDTGRLRKVTETVAEAIGWGREMPSGRGLGLAAHYSFVSHVAVAAEVEVIDGEVRIPRVEIAIDCGAHVNPDRIRSQMEGAVIMGAGQALTTEITFQEGRAQQGNFDSYLIPRMETAPREINVHLVSSGGYDQPLGGVGEPGLPPVAPAIANAIFAAAGRRIRRLPVADQLRS; encoded by the coding sequence ATGCAGAACACCCTGATCGCGAATGTCAGCCGCCGTGCCATGCTAATGGGCCTGGGCGCCGGCAGTCTGGTTCTGGCCGTGGGCCTGCCTGCCCGGGGCCGCGCGCAGGAGGCGCCGGTGGAATTCGGCGCCGATGCCATGCCCAACGGCTGGCGCGACGATCCGAACGTCTTCGTCTCGATCGCCGAGGACGGCATCGTCACCGTGACCGTCCATCGCGCCGAGATGGGACAGGGCGTGCGCACCTCGATCGCCATGGTCGTGGCCGACGAGCTGGAGGCGGACTGGGACATGGTCCGCGTGACCCAGGCCCCCGGCGACGAGCCGCGCTATGGCAACCAGGACACCGACGGCTCGCGCAGCCTGCGCCATTTCTTCAATCCGATGCGCCGCGCCGGGGCCTCGGCCCGGGCGATGCTGGAACAGGCCGCCGCCGAGGCCTGGGACGTGCCCGTGGCCGAGGTGCGCGCAGAAGCTCATGCCGTCCGCCACGAGGGTTCGGACCGCAGCATGGGCTATGGCGAGCTGGCCGCCGCCGCCGCCGCCCTGCCGGTCCCGGACCGCGAGGGGCTGCGCCTCAAGGACCCCGCCACCTTCCGCTATGTCGGCAAGAGCGACATCGGGCTGGTCGACAATGACGACATCACCCGCGGCACCACGACCTACGGCATCGACGTGCGCCGCGAGGGGATGCTTTATGCCGTCATCGCCCGCCCGCCGGTCTTCGGGGGCCGCGTGGCCAGCCTGGACGACAGCGCCGCCCTGCAGATCGCCGGGGTCGAGCGGATCGTCCGCCTGGACCCGCCCGCGATCCCGGCCGAGTTCCAGCCGCTCGGCGGCGTCGCCGTCATCGCCCGCAACACCTGGGCCGCGATCAAGGGCCGCGAGGCGCTGGTGATCGAATGGGAGGACGGCCCCCATGCCGCCTATTCCTCCGAGGACTACAAGGCCGAGCTGGAGGCCGCGGTGCAGACCGGCGACGGCAAACTGATCCTGAACCGGGGCGATGTCGAGGCCGCGCTGGCCGAGGCGCCGACCCGCGTCGTGGCGGAATACTACATCCCGCATCTGGCGCAGGCCCCGATGGAGCCGCCCGCCGCCGTGGCCGATGTGCGCGACGGATCCTGCGAGGTCTGGGCCTGCGTGCAGGCACCCCAGGTCACCCGCCTGCGCCTGGCGCAGCGGATGGAACTGCCCGAGGAGGACGTGACCGTCAATGTCACGCTTCTGGGCGGTGGCTTCGGGCGCAAGTCCAAGCCCGATTTCGTGCTGGAGGCCGCAATCCTCAGCCGCGAGGCGGGCGCCCCGGTCAAGCTGACCTGGACGCGCGAGGACGACCTGCATCACAGCTATTACCACACCGTCTCGGTCGAGCGGATGGAGGCGGGGCTGGACGGGGACGGCAAGGCGGTCGCCTGGCTGCACCGCACCGCCGCCCCGACGATCGGGTCGATCTTCGCCCCCGATCCGAAAGAGAAGCTGCCCTTCGAACTGGGCATGGGCCTGACCAACATGCCTCTGGACATCGCCAATGTCCGGGCCGAGAACCCGCAGGCCCCCGCGCATGTGCGGATCGGCTGGTACCGGGCGGTGTCCAACATCCCGCATGCCTTCGCCATCCAGTCCTTCATCGCGGAACTGGCCGAGGCGGCGGGCCGCGATCCGCGCGACTATCTGCTGGAGGTGATCGGCCCGGCCCGGCTGATCGACCCGAGCGAGATCGGCGACGTCTGGAACTATGGCGAGAACCCCGACCGCTATCCCATTGACACCGGCCGCCTGCGCAAGGTGACCGAGACGGTGGCCGAAGCGATCGGATGGGGCCGCGAGATGCCCTCGGGCCGGGGTCTGGGGCTGGCGGCGCATTACAGCTTCGTCAGCCACGTGGCCGTCGCCGCCGAGGTCGAGGTGATCGACGGCGAGGTCCGCATCCCGCGGGTCGAGATCGCCATCGACTGCGGCGCGCATGTCAATCCCGACCGCATCCGGTCCCAGATGGAGGGCGCGGTCATCATGGGCGCGGGCCAGGCGCTGACGACCGAGATCACCTTCCAAGAGGGGCGCGCGCAGCAGGGCAACTTCGACAGCTACCTGATCCCGCGCATGGAGACCGCCCCGCGCGAGATCAACGTGCATCTCGTGTCCTCGGGCGGCTACGACCAGCCCTTGGGCGGGGTGGGCGAGCCGGGCCTGCCGCCGGTGGCCCCGGCCATCGCCAACGCGATCTTTGCCGCGGCCGGGCGGCGCATCCGCCGCCTGCCGGTCGCCGATCAACTCCGCAGCTGA
- a CDS encoding (2Fe-2S)-binding protein, producing the protein MITLTVNGTEHSFDGDPEMPLLWYLRDELGLTGTKFGCGIAQCGACTIHLDGYPTFACITPISIAEGSDVRTIEGLAENGDHPVQVAWRDLNVSQCGYCQAGQIMQAAALVDTTPDLTDEDIDVVMSANLCRCGTYPRIRAAIKQAAQARTE; encoded by the coding sequence ATGATCACCCTGACCGTGAACGGAACGGAGCACAGCTTCGATGGCGACCCCGAGATGCCGCTGCTGTGGTATCTGCGCGACGAGCTGGGCCTGACCGGAACCAAGTTCGGCTGCGGCATCGCCCAATGCGGCGCCTGCACGATCCATCTGGACGGCTATCCGACCTTCGCCTGCATCACCCCCATCTCGATCGCCGAGGGCTCGGACGTGCGCACCATCGAGGGTCTGGCCGAGAACGGCGATCATCCGGTGCAGGTCGCGTGGCGCGATCTGAACGTGTCGCAATGCGGCTACTGCCAGGCGGGGCAGATCATGCAGGCGGCGGCGCTGGTCGACACCACCCCCGACCTGACCGACGAGGACATCGACGTGGTGATGAGCGCGAACCTCTGCCGCTGCGGGACCTATCCGCGCATCCGCGCCGCGATCAAGCAGGCCGCTCAGGCGAGGACCGAATGA
- a CDS encoding GAF domain-containing sensor histidine kinase yields the protein MPTSDPFPAEDPLLATDLAVITGNPAVPTMLETVCLAAGVRFAAIGRVTDKHWTMCSVKDQLDLGLAPGDQLVVESTLCHQVRTCATEIIVNDIRQHEVYRDHQIPRRYGFRSYLSMPIRRPDGTFFGTLCAFDPEPRNLDDQSILQMVRLFAKLIGDTLHTEDQMRLMRHELDQERRMAQVQEEFMAILAHDLRNPANAIRAGLRMLARRNADPETASLISLMDAAAQRMTDLVANLLDHARNRLSDGIVLDRTRDGSLAEALQQVIAEFRTISWGQEIRARIDLPGPIDCDRARLAQMLSNLIGNAITHGAPGRPIGVVARTSDGMLVLTVENEGRPIPPDQIPGLFKPFKKTGDHPSQKGLGLGLYIAAEIAAAHGGRMQVASDADRTIFTFTMPLDAA from the coding sequence ATGCCGACCTCCGACCCGTTCCCTGCCGAAGACCCGTTGCTGGCCACGGATCTGGCGGTGATCACCGGCAACCCCGCCGTGCCGACGATGCTGGAGACGGTCTGCCTGGCGGCGGGGGTGCGCTTTGCCGCGATTGGGCGGGTGACGGACAAGCACTGGACCATGTGCTCGGTCAAGGACCAGCTGGATCTGGGACTGGCGCCGGGCGACCAGCTGGTCGTGGAATCGACGCTCTGCCATCAGGTGCGCACCTGCGCCACCGAGATTATCGTCAACGACATCCGCCAGCACGAGGTCTATCGCGACCACCAGATCCCCCGGCGCTACGGCTTCCGCAGCTATCTGTCGATGCCGATCCGGCGGCCCGACGGGACCTTCTTCGGCACGCTCTGCGCCTTCGACCCCGAGCCTCGGAATCTGGACGACCAGTCGATCCTGCAGATGGTCCGGCTGTTCGCCAAGCTGATCGGCGACACGCTGCATACCGAGGACCAGATGCGCCTGATGCGGCACGAGCTGGATCAGGAGCGCCGGATGGCCCAGGTCCAGGAGGAGTTCATGGCGATCCTGGCCCATGACCTGCGCAACCCCGCCAACGCGATCCGCGCGGGCCTGCGGATGCTGGCCCGCCGCAACGCCGACCCCGAGACGGCCTCGCTGATTTCGCTGATGGATGCGGCGGCGCAGCGCATGACCGATCTGGTCGCCAACCTGCTGGACCACGCCCGCAACCGCCTGAGCGACGGCATCGTGCTGGACCGGACCCGCGACGGATCGCTGGCCGAGGCGCTGCAGCAGGTCATCGCGGAGTTCCGCACGATCTCCTGGGGGCAGGAGATCCGGGCCCGGATCGACCTGCCCGGCCCCATCGATTGCGACCGCGCGCGGCTGGCGCAGATGCTGTCGAACCTGATCGGCAATGCCATCACCCATGGCGCCCCGGGCAGGCCCATCGGGGTCGTGGCCCGCACAAGCGACGGAATGCTGGTGCTGACGGTCGAGAACGAGGGCCGGCCCATCCCGCCCGACCAGATCCCGGGCCTCTTCAAGCCCTTCAAGAAGACCGGCGACCACCCCAGCCAGAAGGGGCTGGGCCTGGGCCTCTACATCGCTGCCGAGATCGCGGCGGCGCATGGCGGGCGGATGCAGGTCGCCTCGGATGCTGACCGCACCATCTTCACCTTCACCATGCCGCTGGACGCTGCCTGA
- a CDS encoding type 2 periplasmic-binding domain-containing protein, with the protein MNRRSVLLLTLAGYLQGSVAFARTSGTVAQSGEQPVRRPFVAAGLSGIADWEAAQPFIDVMRQSRDWMARSPSEFVSHTNQQLREGGHLDADGWPVSLPEGATSVGTIILCDLSASDTSLNGHYRMTWQGTGTVVLNGTATNIRQGENSAEFDYVTSDTGIVSIDITEQDATDPVRNFVCVHEDLQAAHDAGEVFRPAWLELLPSFRLIRFMDWMSTNNSTLSDWDDRPTLTSATWTLGVPVEVMVMLANRLGIDPWFCMPHLATPDYITRFATHVHQNLDPSLTAHYEYSNEVWNFQFEQTQWALEQAEALWPGQGDGWMQFYGGKSVEMALLLDAVYADAPDRYRKVMTAHTAWIDLNHAALDAPLWVAGGQDRRPPKEHFDAYAVTGYFDGGLGRAANVALVQSWRDQGDEAAFALMSEQIMEGRHVQGDEAGTTMVALRGMWDAQKKIADASGLALVMYEGGTHIVPDHAALEADPTLLDFFARFHYSPQMGQIYTHALDSFAEAGGEFFNIFVEVAGPGRWGFWGARRHVLDDNPRWRAIVDHELQASAQ; encoded by the coding sequence ATGAACAGACGCTCTGTCCTTCTGCTGACCCTTGCCGGCTATCTTCAGGGGTCCGTGGCCTTTGCCAGGACCTCGGGCACGGTGGCGCAGAGCGGCGAGCAGCCTGTGCGCCGCCCCTTCGTCGCCGCGGGCCTGTCGGGGATCGCCGATTGGGAGGCCGCGCAGCCTTTCATCGACGTCATGCGGCAGAGCCGCGACTGGATGGCCCGCTCGCCGTCGGAATTCGTGTCCCACACCAACCAGCAGCTGCGCGAGGGCGGGCATCTGGACGCGGATGGCTGGCCGGTCTCGCTGCCCGAGGGCGCGACCTCGGTCGGCACGATCATCCTGTGCGACCTGTCGGCCAGCGACACCAGCCTGAACGGCCATTACCGCATGACCTGGCAGGGCACGGGCACCGTCGTGCTGAACGGCACCGCTACCAATATCCGCCAGGGCGAGAACTCGGCCGAATTCGACTATGTCACCTCGGACACCGGCATCGTCTCGATCGACATCACCGAACAGGATGCAACCGATCCGGTCCGGAACTTCGTCTGCGTCCACGAGGACCTGCAGGCCGCCCATGACGCCGGAGAGGTGTTCCGCCCGGCCTGGCTGGAGCTGCTGCCCAGCTTCCGCCTGATCCGCTTCATGGACTGGATGTCCACGAACAACAGCACGCTGTCGGACTGGGACGACCGGCCCACGCTGACCTCGGCCACCTGGACCCTGGGCGTCCCGGTCGAGGTGATGGTGATGCTGGCCAACAGGCTGGGCATCGATCCGTGGTTCTGCATGCCCCATCTGGCGACCCCGGACTACATCACCCGCTTCGCCACCCATGTGCATCAGAACCTGGACCCGTCCCTGACCGCCCATTACGAATATTCCAACGAGGTCTGGAATTTCCAGTTCGAGCAGACGCAATGGGCGCTGGAACAGGCCGAGGCGCTGTGGCCCGGCCAGGGCGACGGCTGGATGCAGTTCTATGGCGGCAAGTCGGTGGAGATGGCGCTGCTGCTGGACGCCGTCTACGCCGATGCGCCGGACCGCTACCGCAAGGTGATGACCGCCCACACGGCCTGGATCGACCTGAACCACGCGGCGCTGGACGCGCCGCTCTGGGTGGCGGGCGGGCAGGACCGCCGACCGCCCAAGGAGCATTTCGACGCCTATGCGGTCACGGGCTATTTCGACGGCGGGCTGGGACGTGCGGCCAATGTCGCGCTGGTCCAGTCCTGGCGCGACCAAGGCGACGAGGCCGCCTTCGCCCTGATGTCCGAGCAGATCATGGAGGGCCGCCACGTCCAAGGCGACGAGGCGGGCACCACGATGGTCGCGCTGCGCGGCATGTGGGATGCGCAGAAGAAGATCGCCGATGCCTCGGGGCTTGCGCTGGTGATGTATGAGGGGGGCACCCATATCGTCCCCGACCACGCGGCCCTCGAGGCCGATCCGACGCTGCTGGATTTCTTCGCCCGCTTTCACTATTCGCCGCAGATGGGGCAGATCTACACCCATGCCTTGGACAGTTTCGCCGAGGCCGGCGGAGAGTTCTTCAACATCTTCGTCGAGGTCGCGGGACCGGGCCGGTGGGGCTTCTGGGGCGCGCGGCGCCATGTGCTGGACGACAATCCGCGCTGGCGGGCGATCGTCGACCACGAGTTGCAGGCCAGCGCGCAGTAG